A section of the Clostridium sp. TW13 genome encodes:
- a CDS encoding FAD-dependent oxidoreductase: protein MVKKNVLKLANKIAAGITGGIVKVKPTDPEYKLLDSITSDEEAEIALHLEIRKFKTVKEVAKLCGKPEAEVEKVLYKMAVDGSIKVETEDGVDKYCLELYVPGIMEYMVDKKSNIEEHPEIGASFEEYTRKLGALMAGNIPVGLGVMRVIPVETAIDGDTRRASYEEITYLLNKYDVFAVTDCACRASMRIIGEGCGHTVEDICLRLGPAAEYYIRTGKGRSVTREEAFAICERAEKEGLMHQIPNLSGPGNALAICNCCGCSCFGLRNANLYRNPDWSRSNYVSQVDTDKCVACGQCVENCPSNALTLGQNLCTKKPIPAAKEPDRPYDTKWGENKWNPDYRHRKMVAETGTSPCKTECPAHIAIQGYIKMAAQGRYKDALELIKKENPFPAVCGRICPRKCESACTRGSLDEPLAVDEIKKFIAEQDLNSEHRFVPEKLVERSEKIAIVGAGPSGLSCAYFLAAEGYKVTVFEKQKKLGGMLALGIPSFRLGKDVVDAEIEVLKELGVEFKTGVEVGKDVTINGLRKLGYKAFYLAIGAQAGRSLNIEGEDSEGVITGVEFLRRVNLGEDLKLEGPVVVIGGGNVAIDVARTAERVGASQIDMYCLESRQQMPALDEEIEEAMSEGININNSWGPKRIIKENGHVVGVEFKKCISIFDENKRFNPKFDENETKIVKASYVLTSIGQGIDWGELLKDSKIELNPNKTVKVQALSYQTGEADVFAGGDAVTGPKFAIDAIALGKQGAISIHHYIHGDNLTLGRERDYHALDKENLDMKGYDHIPRQKALHVDGEKSKETFKDLRVTFTEEQIKKETQRCLGCGAVVVDQYQCVGCGLCTTKCKFDAITLTRKYDSAGVDISEMKPIVIKYVIKRQGRIAVKKVKRLFSK, encoded by the coding sequence ATGGTAAAGAAGAACGTACTTAAGCTTGCTAATAAGATTGCTGCTGGGATTACTGGTGGTATAGTAAAGGTAAAACCAACAGATCCAGAATATAAGCTTTTAGACTCAATTACTTCTGATGAAGAAGCAGAAATAGCACTTCATCTAGAAATTCGTAAATTTAAGACAGTAAAGGAAGTTGCCAAGCTTTGTGGCAAACCTGAAGCAGAAGTAGAAAAAGTTTTATATAAGATGGCAGTTGATGGCTCAATTAAAGTAGAAACAGAAGACGGTGTTGATAAATACTGCCTTGAACTTTATGTACCAGGAATAATGGAATACATGGTTGATAAAAAGTCAAACATAGAGGAACATCCAGAGATTGGTGCGTCTTTTGAAGAATATACAAGAAAGTTAGGAGCATTAATGGCAGGTAATATTCCAGTTGGATTGGGAGTAATGAGAGTTATTCCAGTTGAAACTGCTATTGATGGAGATACAAGAAGAGCTTCTTATGAGGAAATTACTTATCTTCTTAATAAATATGATGTTTTTGCTGTTACAGATTGTGCATGCCGTGCATCCATGAGAATAATAGGTGAAGGTTGTGGACATACTGTTGAAGATATATGTCTTAGACTAGGACCAGCAGCTGAATACTACATTCGTACAGGTAAAGGTAGAAGTGTTACAAGAGAAGAAGCCTTTGCTATTTGTGAGAGGGCAGAAAAAGAAGGGTTAATGCATCAGATTCCTAATTTATCAGGACCAGGAAATGCTCTTGCTATCTGTAATTGTTGTGGATGCTCTTGTTTTGGACTTAGAAATGCAAATCTTTATAGAAATCCAGATTGGTCTAGATCAAACTATGTTTCACAAGTAGATACAGATAAATGCGTTGCTTGTGGCCAATGTGTTGAAAATTGTCCATCAAACGCATTAACATTAGGACAAAATTTATGTACAAAGAAACCTATTCCTGCAGCTAAGGAACCAGATAGACCATACGATACTAAGTGGGGAGAAAATAAATGGAATCCTGATTATCGTCATAGAAAAATGGTTGCTGAGACTGGAACAAGTCCTTGTAAAACAGAGTGTCCAGCGCATATAGCTATCCAAGGTTATATCAAAATGGCAGCTCAAGGAAGATATAAAGATGCATTAGAGCTTATAAAAAAAGAAAATCCATTCCCAGCAGTCTGTGGACGTATTTGCCCAAGAAAGTGTGAATCTGCTTGTACAAGAGGTAGTTTAGATGAACCACTTGCTGTTGATGAAATTAAAAAGTTTATTGCCGAGCAAGATTTAAATTCTGAACATCGTTTTGTACCAGAAAAGCTAGTTGAAAGATCAGAAAAAATTGCTATAGTAGGAGCAGGTCCTTCAGGATTATCTTGTGCTTATTTCCTAGCTGCTGAGGGATATAAGGTAACAGTATTTGAAAAGCAGAAAAAGCTTGGAGGTATGTTAGCTCTAGGAATTCCATCATTTAGACTTGGAAAAGATGTAGTTGATGCTGAAATAGAAGTTTTAAAAGAATTAGGAGTGGAATTCAAGACTGGTGTTGAGGTTGGTAAGGACGTTACTATTAATGGACTTAGAAAACTTGGATATAAAGCATTCTATTTAGCAATAGGTGCTCAAGCAGGTAGAAGCCTAAACATAGAAGGTGAAGATTCTGAAGGAGTAATAACAGGAGTAGAATTCTTAAGAAGAGTAAATTTAGGTGAAGATTTAAAATTAGAAGGACCAGTTGTTGTAATTGGTGGTGGAAATGTTGCAATTGATGTTGCAAGAACTGCTGAGAGAGTTGGAGCTTCACAAATAGATATGTATTGCTTAGAAAGTAGACAACAAATGCCTGCTCTTGATGAAGAAATTGAAGAAGCAATGTCAGAAGGCATTAATATCAACAATTCTTGGGGACCAAAGAGAATCATCAAAGAAAATGGACATGTTGTTGGTGTAGAATTTAAAAAATGTATTTCTATATTTGATGAGAATAAGAGATTTAATCCTAAATTCGATGAAAATGAAACTAAGATTGTTAAAGCAAGCTACGTTTTAACATCAATAGGTCAAGGAATTGATTGGGGAGAATTATTAAAAGACTCTAAGATAGAATTAAATCCAAATAAAACAGTAAAAGTTCAGGCATTAAGCTATCAAACAGGTGAAGCAGATGTATTTGCTGGCGGAGATGCAGTAACAGGACCTAAGTTTGCTATTGATGCAATTGCTTTAGGAAAGCAAGGAGCAATTTCTATTCATCATTATATTCATGGAGATAATTTAACATTAGGTCGTGAAAGAGACTATCATGCTTTAGATAAAGAAAACTTAGATATGAAAGGGTATGATCATATACCTAGACAAAAAGCACTTCATGTAGATGGCGAAAAATCAAAGGAAACCTTTAAAGATTTAAGAGTTACATTCACTGAAGAACAAATTAAGAAGGAAACCCAACGTTGCCTTGGTTGTGGTGCTGTGGTAGTTGATCAATATCAATGTGTAGGTTGTGGTCT
- the hypB gene encoding hydrogenase nickel incorporation protein HypB — METYKVIEIKKSVFEDNDRQADLLREELKKNKTFLLNLMSSPGSGKTTTVLRTIEALKDEMKIGVMEADIDSDVDAYTVSKTGAKVIQLHTGGMCHLDADMTKQGLLELGTEDVDFAILENVGNLVCPAEFDTGSSKNAMILSVPEGDDKPLKYPLMFSIVDVLLINKIDAAEYFNFSLDAVKERVKKLNPNIKVIPISAKTGEGIEEWAEWIRTEVKHWNEK, encoded by the coding sequence ATGGAAACATATAAAGTAATTGAGATTAAGAAAAGTGTTTTTGAGGATAATGATAGACAAGCAGATTTACTTAGAGAAGAATTAAAGAAAAATAAGACTTTTTTATTAAATTTGATGTCATCACCAGGTTCAGGCAAAACAACAACTGTTTTAAGAACCATTGAAGCATTAAAAGATGAAATGAAAATTGGAGTTATGGAGGCAGATATTGATTCAGATGTAGATGCTTATACCGTTTCTAAGACTGGTGCCAAAGTAATTCAATTACATACTGGTGGAATGTGTCATCTTGATGCAGATATGACAAAGCAAGGTCTTTTGGAGTTAGGAACAGAGGATGTAGATTTTGCAATATTGGAGAATGTAGGGAATTTGGTATGTCCAGCAGAATTTGATACAGGCTCATCTAAAAATGCTATGATTCTAAGTGTACCAGAAGGGGATGACAAACCTTTAAAATACCCTTTAATGTTTTCTATTGTTGATGTTTTATTAATTAATAAGATAGATGCAGCGGAATATTTCAATTTTAGTTTAGATGCAGTTAAAGAGCGTGTAAAAAAATTGAATCCTAATATAAAGGTTATACCTATATCTGCTAAAACTGGTGAGGGAATTGAAGAATGGGCAGAATGGATACGAACAGAAGTAAAACATTGGAATGAAAAATAG
- a CDS encoding glycosyltransferase family 2 protein, which produces MEYKISIIVPCYNVEKYIVRCIESLINQTIGIESLQIIFVNDASTDSTLSILSEYEAKYPNNICIINLETNSGLSCARNAALDYAYAPFIGYVDADDWIELDMFEKMFCKITEYNCDVVMCRNDRPKSESEAKSGVTGKDLYFVLDRIENKKIFLSYFRLDVTCWNKLVRKQLLIDKNISFPEKLKYEDNYWSILLFLYAKSMYLLEECLYHWFLNPRSIVTSGTSNIDRTSVQLMLIEECKKRLFLDDYAEELEYNFYEKFFVETIFFLFRDNVVTVDFLNKLKSILLKYSNLEQNVYYKCERPIVKLKCETEIRKLLENDITEELAEQVMKKCFA; this is translated from the coding sequence ATGGAATATAAAATTAGTATCATAGTTCCTTGCTATAATGTTGAAAAATATATAGTAAGATGTATAGAGAGTCTTATAAATCAAACTATTGGAATTGAATCTTTGCAGATTATTTTTGTAAATGATGCTTCAACAGATTCTACGTTGAGTATACTCAGTGAATATGAAGCAAAGTATCCTAATAATATTTGTATTATCAATTTAGAAACAAACTCTGGCTTATCATGTGCTAGAAATGCAGCATTAGATTATGCTTACGCACCATTTATTGGTTATGTTGATGCAGATGATTGGATAGAATTAGATATGTTTGAAAAAATGTTTTGCAAGATTACAGAATATAATTGTGATGTAGTCATGTGCAGGAATGATAGACCTAAAAGTGAGAGTGAAGCTAAAAGTGGGGTTACAGGAAAAGATCTTTACTTTGTGTTAGATAGGATTGAAAATAAAAAGATATTTTTATCGTATTTTAGACTTGATGTAACTTGTTGGAATAAGCTGGTTAGGAAGCAGTTACTTATCGATAAAAATATTTCATTTCCAGAAAAATTAAAATACGAAGATAATTATTGGTCTATATTATTATTCTTATATGCAAAGTCAATGTATCTTTTAGAGGAATGCTTATATCATTGGTTTTTAAATCCTAGAAGCATAGTTACAAGTGGAACCTCTAATATAGATCGTACTAGTGTTCAGTTGATGTTAATAGAAGAATGTAAAAAAAGATTATTCTTAGATGATTATGCGGAAGAACTAGAATATAATTTTTATGAAAAATTTTTTGTAGAGACTATATTTTTCTTGTTTAGGGATAATGTTGTTACAGTAGATTTCTTAAATAAGTTAAAAAGTATTCTTTTAAAATATTCTAATTTAGAACAAAATGTATACTATAAATGTGAGCGCCCAATTGTTAAACTAAAATGTGAAACAGAAATAAGAAAACTTTTAGAAAATGATATAACAGAGGAACTAGCAGAACAAGTAATGAAAAAATGTTTTGCATAG
- a CDS encoding alpha-amylase family glycosyl hydrolase — protein MRKSRLGRLVASLIVIMFIFSMATFNFSMAATTNVANTNLTVHFKNISGWGIPNIYYYASGKTGPSWPGIKMNSEANGWYSYTISGWSSASVLFNDGKNQMPGPGQPGVNVTQESWYKDGKLYTSNPEQTIIPTSISITSASSVNVGSTIPLSSIVTYSDGSQKNDSATWTISDSTVGTLDSTTGSQVNLKGVTKGTVTVTASVGSISVSKSITIVDNQVSSGIKVHFYTTWTSPKIYYWAVQPTSAMASASWPGVAMTAEGNGWYNYQFNNVTSTNIIFNGSNQQTADLSRTSGEWWYKDNAWYSSNPDKDVTAPTVTTTPSEGNQEATSLDVTLNVKDDKDSNPKAYYTIDGTDPVIGQNLYSGKINIAKDTIIKVIAVDASGNKSSIYTFSFKLGRDVTPPVVTTSVAPDTYKDGQIVSLTVKDNMDPNPKVYYTTDGSEPTTNSALYNGTGIAINKTTTISTLGIDSSGNKVVQYFRFVIGNDVTRTDFRDESIYFVITTRFYDGDTTNNVHCWDDTKAGNPDSDPAWRGDFEGLIQKLDYIKALGFSAVWITPIVKNASGYDYHGYHAINFSEIDPRYATKSKGETAEQSYQRLINEAHKRGMKIIQDIVLNHTSNFGEENLFPMFKRNSPTGLNETANNAITQVINPWLPKNYDSLTPSQQFDARISAMKNDSTDTNNIYHHEKSLSWESYTVQTGQIAGDCVDLNTENPAVQNYLTKAYDKYIDMGVDSFRVDTVKHISRLDFNNSFIPEFKKRGGDNFYMFGEVCSRYRDVWNSGIPAISAPFYTWKESKTYPWGDLAANTQSVAQNWQDNSTTANQPTSNNAFLNGNSYHTPDWSKRSGLDVIDFPMHWAFNNARDAFSTALGGDKYYSDPTWNVTYVDSHDYAPDGAPENQRFAGSQDTWAENLDLMFTFRGIPCILYGSEVEFQKGMPIDVGPNAPLSKTGRAYFGDKIEGNVSVTDFGKYTNATGTMAQTLNYPLAQHIRRLNQIRRAVPALRRGEYSTEGVSGDGMAFKRRYTDSSKGIDSYCLVSVSGNATFTGVLNGTYVDVITGDTKTVTNGTLTANCSGKGNMRVYVLNLSGNAAPGKVGDAGTYLK, from the coding sequence ATGAGAAAAAGCAGGTTAGGTAGATTAGTTGCAAGTCTAATTGTAATTATGTTTATCTTCTCTATGGCTACATTTAATTTTAGTATGGCAGCAACAACAAATGTAGCTAACACCAATTTAACTGTTCACTTTAAAAATATAAGTGGATGGGGAATACCAAATATATATTACTATGCAAGTGGTAAAACAGGACCTTCATGGCCTGGAATAAAAATGAATAGTGAAGCTAATGGATGGTATTCGTATACAATTTCTGGTTGGAGTAGTGCGAGTGTACTATTTAATGACGGTAAAAACCAAATGCCAGGACCAGGGCAACCTGGAGTGAATGTGACTCAAGAATCTTGGTATAAGGATGGAAAGCTTTACACATCAAATCCAGAACAAACAATAATTCCAACTTCAATTTCCATAACATCAGCAAGTAGTGTTAATGTTGGAAGTACTATACCTTTAAGTTCTATAGTAACTTATAGTGATGGTTCACAGAAAAATGACAGTGCTACATGGACAATAAGTGATTCTACAGTAGGTACACTAGATAGTACAACAGGAAGTCAAGTTAATTTAAAAGGTGTTACTAAGGGAACAGTTACAGTAACTGCATCAGTAGGCAGTATTTCAGTAAGTAAGAGTATAACAATAGTAGATAATCAAGTCTCTAGTGGAATAAAGGTTCATTTCTATACAACATGGACATCCCCTAAGATTTATTATTGGGCCGTTCAACCAACAAGCGCAATGGCTTCTGCATCTTGGCCAGGGGTTGCTATGACAGCAGAAGGAAATGGATGGTATAACTATCAATTCAATAATGTAACTAGTACCAATATAATATTTAATGGAAGTAATCAACAAACTGCTGATCTATCCAGAACTTCAGGAGAATGGTGGTATAAAGACAACGCATGGTATAGCAGCAATCCAGATAAGGATGTAACAGCGCCGACTGTAACAACAACTCCTAGTGAAGGAAATCAAGAAGCTACTTCTTTAGATGTAACATTGAATGTAAAAGATGATAAAGATTCAAATCCAAAAGCTTATTATACTATAGATGGTACTGACCCAGTAATAGGACAGAACTTGTATAGTGGAAAAATAAATATAGCTAAGGATACAATAATAAAAGTTATAGCTGTAGATGCTAGTGGGAATAAGTCATCTATTTATACCTTTAGCTTTAAATTGGGTAGAGATGTAACACCACCAGTTGTTACAACATCAGTTGCACCTGATACGTATAAAGATGGGCAGATAGTAAGTTTAACGGTTAAAGATAATATGGATCCAAATCCAAAGGTTTATTACACAACAGATGGTAGTGAGCCAACAACTAATAGTGCTTTATATAATGGGACAGGTATAGCTATTAATAAAACAACAACTATAAGTACTTTAGGCATTGATAGTTCAGGAAATAAAGTAGTCCAATACTTTAGATTTGTAATAGGAAATGATGTTACAAGAACTGATTTTAGAGATGAAAGTATATATTTTGTTATAACTACAAGATTTTATGATGGTGATACCACAAATAATGTTCACTGTTGGGATGATACAAAGGCAGGAAATCCAGATAGTGATCCAGCTTGGAGAGGGGATTTTGAAGGACTTATTCAAAAGCTTGATTATATAAAAGCTTTGGGCTTTAGTGCAGTATGGATTACACCTATTGTAAAAAATGCAAGCGGTTATGATTATCATGGATATCATGCTATAAACTTTTCAGAAATAGATCCAAGATATGCAACTAAATCAAAAGGAGAAACAGCTGAACAATCTTATCAAAGACTTATAAATGAAGCTCATAAGCGAGGAATGAAGATAATTCAAGACATAGTTTTAAATCATACTAGCAACTTTGGAGAAGAAAATTTATTCCCTATGTTCAAGAGAAATTCACCTACAGGATTAAATGAAACTGCGAATAATGCAATAACACAAGTTATTAATCCATGGTTACCTAAGAATTATGATTCATTAACACCAAGTCAACAATTTGATGCAAGAATAAGTGCTATGAAGAATGACAGTACAGATACTAATAATATTTATCATCATGAGAAGAGTTTATCATGGGAAAGCTATACTGTTCAAACAGGTCAGATTGCTGGAGATTGTGTTGATTTAAATACAGAGAATCCAGCAGTACAGAATTATTTAACAAAAGCTTATGATAAATACATTGATATGGGAGTTGACTCATTTAGAGTTGATACGGTTAAACACATATCAAGACTAGATTTTAACAATTCATTTATCCCTGAATTTAAAAAGCGTGGTGGAGATAATTTCTATATGTTTGGTGAGGTATGTTCAAGATATAGAGATGTATGGAATAGTGGGATACCTGCGATTTCTGCACCATTCTACACATGGAAAGAGTCAAAAACTTATCCATGGGGAGATTTAGCAGCAAATACACAGTCAGTAGCACAAAATTGGCAGGATAATAGTACAACTGCAAATCAACCAACTTCAAATAATGCATTTTTAAACGGAAACAGTTATCATACTCCTGATTGGTCTAAACGTTCTGGTTTAGATGTTATAGATTTTCCAATGCATTGGGCATTCAATAATGCTCGAGATGCATTTAGTACAGCTCTTGGTGGAGACAAGTACTATAGCGATCCAACTTGGAATGTAACTTATGTAGATTCACATGATTACGCTCCAGATGGAGCACCTGAAAATCAAAGATTTGCTGGTTCTCAGGATACTTGGGCAGAAAATCTTGATTTAATGTTTACCTTTAGAGGGATACCATGTATATTATATGGAAGTGAAGTAGAATTCCAAAAGGGTATGCCGATAGATGTTGGACCAAATGCACCACTTAGCAAGACAGGAAGAGCTTATTTTGGAGATAAAATAGAGGGAAATGTTTCAGTAACTGATTTTGGTAAATATACAAATGCTACTGGAACTATGGCACAAACTCTAAATTATCCTCTTGCTCAGCATATAAGGAGATTAAATCAAATAAGAAGAGCAGTACCAGCTCTAAGAAGAGGGGAATACTCTACTGAAGGAGTGTCAGGAGATGGAATGGCATTCAAGAGAAGATATACTGATTCTTCTAAAGGAATTGATAGTTACTGCTTAGTAAGTGTTTCTGGAAATGCAACATTTACAGGAGTTTTAAATGGAACTTATGTAGATGTAATTACTGGAGATACAAAAACAGTAACCAATGGTACACTTACAGCAAATTGTTCTGGAAAAGGAAACATGAGAGTATATGTTCTTAATTTATCAGGCAATGCTGCACCAGGTAAAGTAGGAGATGCAGGCACCTATTTGAAATAG
- a CDS encoding FtsX-like permease family protein gives MTLFKLGVYNIKHNFSKYFSYFISTLFSVFMLFTFFSIYFNKQIQTFSSGKVKVDTLFKAASIVVIIFSALFIWYANSFFIKSRKKEMALYSILGMKKKEIATLLFCENMFLGMLSIIIGIPLGAITSKFLLQLLVKIMKGSVVVYFTLDVKAVIVTTVIFIALFVFNSIKSSEVIYKFKLIELLSAEKESEKAPESSKTMSLIAILMIFTGYCIAYNKLLQGGSKMIYFGFLVLILVVAGTYILFNNSIVILLNKFKKNRKLYYKGENLISISQILYRIKANSNMLATIAVISAVAITALSFSFGFYMSLETQIPSGAPFSLMYKSGDEGLNNEVDKIINKHSEVKVTHKSDIVLIDGIASTAKYKGSYGKELSGSFDVKIMPISEYNDIVNNTELTKVTDDLGIVKDLKFTDDNQCFFIEMSNDTKRGRLKGEKVSCDILGTTFNLNIMDSNDKGVLGNSFGKTTIVITDTAFKKLVAVNKGSSTVIRGYSLDNSLNSEKLVAELNKIIPKDNYFSSFYTDNATAYKLLGCYVFIGVLLGVMFVLSTGSILYYKQLVEAYSDKERYNVLRKIGANKREMKHMVSKQLALIFGLPLIVSLFHSFAALSVYIVKLMGASKVVIEYTLIMVAVYIVIYLLYYMLSVKSYLKIIRSCN, from the coding sequence GTGACGTTGTTTAAGCTTGGCGTTTATAATATTAAGCATAACTTTAGTAAATATTTTTCATATTTTATAAGCACTTTATTTTCTGTTTTCATGCTTTTCACTTTTTTTTCGATTTATTTTAATAAACAGATTCAAACTTTTAGTAGTGGAAAAGTAAAAGTTGATACTTTATTTAAAGCAGCCTCAATTGTAGTTATAATTTTTTCTGCTCTTTTTATTTGGTATGCAAATAGTTTTTTTATAAAAAGTAGAAAAAAAGAAATGGCATTATACTCAATTTTAGGTATGAAAAAGAAAGAGATAGCAACTCTATTATTTTGTGAAAATATGTTCCTTGGAATGCTGTCAATTATTATAGGAATACCTTTAGGTGCTATAACATCTAAATTCCTTTTACAACTTCTTGTGAAAATAATGAAAGGTAGCGTGGTTGTATATTTTACACTTGATGTAAAGGCTGTAATTGTTACTACTGTAATATTTATAGCTTTGTTTGTTTTCAATTCAATTAAATCCTCTGAGGTAATATACAAATTTAAGTTAATTGAACTTTTAAGTGCAGAAAAGGAGTCAGAAAAAGCTCCTGAAAGCTCAAAAACCATGTCACTAATTGCTATTTTAATGATTTTCACTGGATATTGTATTGCGTACAATAAGTTACTTCAGGGTGGAAGTAAAATGATCTATTTTGGATTTCTTGTATTGATATTAGTTGTGGCAGGAACATATATTTTATTCAATAATTCCATTGTAATACTACTTAATAAATTCAAAAAAAATAGAAAGCTATATTATAAAGGAGAGAATCTTATAAGTATTTCTCAAATATTATATAGAATAAAAGCTAATTCAAATATGCTTGCAACTATAGCAGTAATATCAGCTGTTGCAATTACTGCATTGTCATTTTCATTTGGTTTTTATATGTCACTGGAAACACAGATTCCATCTGGTGCACCATTCTCTTTAATGTACAAAAGTGGTGATGAAGGTTTAAATAATGAAGTAGATAAGATAATAAATAAGCATAGTGAAGTAAAAGTTACACATAAGTCAGATATTGTTCTTATAGATGGGATAGCAAGTACAGCCAAATATAAAGGGAGTTACGGTAAAGAGTTAAGTGGATCTTTTGACGTTAAGATAATGCCTATAAGTGAGTATAATGATATTGTCAATAATACAGAGCTTACAAAAGTAACTGATGATTTAGGTATAGTTAAAGATTTGAAATTTACGGATGATAACCAATGTTTTTTTATTGAAATGAGTAATGACACTAAAAGGGGAAGACTTAAAGGTGAAAAGGTTAGCTGTGATATTTTAGGAACCACTTTTAATCTAAATATTATGGATTCCAACGATAAAGGTGTATTAGGAAATAGCTTTGGAAAAACAACCATTGTGATTACAGATACTGCTTTTAAAAAGTTAGTTGCTGTAAACAAAGGTAGCAGTACAGTAATAAGGGGATATAGTTTGGACAATTCACTCAATAGTGAAAAACTTGTAGCTGAATTGAATAAAATAATTCCTAAAGATAATTACTTTAGTTCATTTTATACTGATAATGCTACTGCATATAAACTATTAGGATGTTATGTATTCATAGGAGTTTTACTTGGAGTTATGTTTGTACTTTCCACAGGCAGTATTCTTTACTATAAACAATTAGTTGAGGCTTATTCAGATAAAGAAAGATATAATGTATTAAGAAAAATAGGGGCAAACAAAAGAGAAATGAAGCATATGGTATCAAAACAACTTGCCTTAATATTTGGTCTACCTCTTATAGTTAGTTTATTTCACAGTTTTGCAGCTTTATCTGTTTATATTGTTAAACTAATGGGGGCAAGCAAAGTAGTAATAGAGTATACTCTTATAATGGTAGCAGTATATATAGTAATTTATTTATTATATTATATGCTTTCTGTTAAATCATATTTGAAAATAATTCGTTCATGTAACTAA
- a CDS encoding ABC transporter ATP-binding protein, with amino-acid sequence MYVMEVKNVKKTYNSKVNGNQSQALKDVSFSVEKGEFLGIMGPSGSGKSTLLNVISTIDTPTSGTVRIGGKSIINLDEDELSDFRRSRLGFIFQDYNLLDTLTLKENIMLPLSLAKVDPHTIDKKVKKISSILGIDKIINKSPYEVSGGQRQRAAAARAIITDPEIILADEPTGALDSKSSTELLEKLSQLNINNNATIVMVTHDAFSASYCNRIIFIKDGLLYCELERSGSRKEFYNEILETLSTLGGASSDVV; translated from the coding sequence ATGTATGTAATGGAAGTTAAAAATGTTAAAAAGACTTATAACTCAAAAGTGAATGGAAATCAGTCTCAGGCATTAAAAGATGTGAGTTTTTCAGTAGAGAAGGGAGAATTTCTTGGTATTATGGGACCGTCTGGTTCGGGAAAGTCCACATTACTTAATGTAATATCTACCATAGACACTCCAACTAGTGGGACTGTAAGGATTGGTGGTAAAAGTATAATTAACCTTGATGAAGATGAATTATCAGATTTCAGACGTAGCAGGCTTGGATTCATCTTTCAGGATTATAATTTATTAGATACACTTACGCTTAAAGAAAATATAATGTTACCATTATCTTTAGCAAAGGTAGATCCTCATACAATAGATAAGAAAGTAAAGAAAATAAGTTCAATACTTGGAATTGATAAAATAATTAATAAATCTCCCTATGAAGTTTCAGGAGGACAAAGGCAAAGAGCTGCAGCTGCAAGGGCAATAATAACAGACCCAGAAATCATTTTGGCAGATGAACCTACTGGAGCACTTGATTCAAAGTCCTCAACTGAACTATTAGAGAAGCTATCACAGCTTAATATAAATAATAATGCAACCATAGTTATGGTTACACATGATGCTTTTTCTGCTAGTTATTGTAATAGGATCATATTTATCAAAGATGGTCTTTTATACTGTGAACTTGAAAGAAGTGGAAGTAGAAAGGAATTTTACAATGAAATACTTGAAACACTGTCTACTTTAGGAGGTGCTTCAAGTGACGTTGTTTAA